A region from the Halomarina litorea genome encodes:
- the thiE gene encoding thiamine phosphate synthase, with translation MNQPDYGVYLVTQETLSAGRSTTDVVGAALAGGVDVVQLREKDATARERYQLGLELRELTAEAGVPLVVNDRVDLAQAVDADGVHLGEEDLPVAVARELLGPDAIVGRSVSSVDAAENAVAAGADHLGVGAIYATGSKDVADEDAEIGLDALRAIADAVDVPIVAIGGVTVENAREVVEAGADGVAVISAITGADDPEAATRALGREVRGVADVQ, from the coding sequence ATGAATCAGCCGGACTACGGGGTGTACCTCGTCACGCAGGAGACGCTCTCCGCGGGGCGGTCGACGACGGACGTCGTCGGTGCGGCCCTCGCGGGCGGCGTCGACGTCGTCCAGTTGCGCGAGAAGGACGCGACCGCCCGCGAGCGCTACCAACTGGGTCTCGAACTGCGCGAACTGACCGCCGAGGCGGGCGTCCCCCTCGTCGTGAACGATCGGGTGGACCTCGCGCAGGCCGTCGACGCCGACGGCGTCCACCTCGGCGAGGAGGACCTCCCTGTCGCAGTCGCCCGCGAGTTGCTCGGCCCCGACGCCATCGTCGGGCGCTCGGTCTCCAGCGTCGACGCCGCCGAGAACGCCGTCGCGGCGGGCGCGGACCACCTCGGCGTCGGTGCCATCTACGCGACGGGGTCGAAGGACGTGGCCGACGAGGACGCGGAAATCGGTCTCGACGCGCTCCGGGCCATCGCGGACGCGGTGGACGTCCCCATCGTCGCCATCGGCGGTGTGACCGTCGAGAACGCGCGGGAGGTCGTCGAGGCGGGCGCGGACGGCGTGGCCGTCATCAGCGCCATCACGGGGGCGGACGACCCGGAGGCGGCGACCCGTGCGCTCGGGCGAGAAGTCCGGGGGGTGGCCGATGTCCAGTGA